The following coding sequences lie in one Mycobacterium gordonae genomic window:
- a CDS encoding DNA polymerase domain-containing protein: MTKPVSLDVTGREVTVTHPGKVVFPDLGVTKLDLIRYYLSVSGGALRGVAERPMILKRFVKGITEEAVFQKRAPANRPDWVDVATLRYASGTSADEAVIHDAGGLAWVINTGCVDLNPHPVRADDLEHPDELRVDLDPMPGVDWQRIIDVALVAREVLEDHGLTAWPKTSGSRGFHVYARIAPRWPFAKVRLAAQTVAREVERRVPDLATSRWWKEEREGVFVDFNQNAKDRTVASAYSVRATPDARVSTPLRWDEVPRCRPEEFTISTVPDRFAELGDPWAGMDDVSGSLDPLLGLADELGPPERAPRGAKKSADGRRQSTMPLIEVARTKTRDEAMAALATWRERHPAAAALLQPVDVLVDGMRGPSSIWYRIRINLQHVPADRRPPQEELIADYSPWVGYTPKPRPRN, from the coding sequence ATGACCAAACCCGTGTCGCTGGACGTGACGGGACGCGAGGTCACCGTCACCCATCCCGGCAAGGTCGTTTTTCCCGACCTGGGGGTGACCAAGCTCGATCTGATCCGCTACTACCTGTCGGTGTCCGGCGGGGCGTTGCGCGGTGTGGCCGAGCGGCCGATGATCCTCAAGCGCTTCGTCAAGGGCATCACCGAAGAGGCGGTGTTCCAGAAACGCGCGCCGGCCAACCGGCCGGACTGGGTCGACGTCGCCACGTTGCGCTACGCGTCCGGCACGTCAGCCGATGAGGCCGTCATCCATGACGCCGGCGGGCTGGCCTGGGTGATCAACACGGGCTGTGTCGATCTGAATCCGCATCCGGTGCGTGCCGACGATCTCGAGCACCCGGACGAGCTGCGGGTCGATCTGGACCCGATGCCCGGGGTCGACTGGCAGCGCATCATCGACGTCGCGTTGGTGGCCCGCGAGGTGCTCGAGGACCACGGCCTGACCGCGTGGCCGAAGACGTCGGGATCGCGAGGCTTCCACGTCTATGCGCGGATCGCCCCGCGCTGGCCGTTCGCCAAGGTGCGCCTGGCCGCCCAGACCGTCGCGCGCGAGGTCGAACGGCGCGTCCCCGACCTGGCGACCAGCCGATGGTGGAAGGAAGAACGGGAGGGCGTCTTCGTCGACTTCAACCAGAACGCCAAGGACCGCACCGTCGCGTCGGCGTACTCGGTGCGCGCGACCCCCGACGCCAGGGTGTCCACACCCCTGCGCTGGGACGAGGTTCCCCGGTGCCGTCCGGAGGAGTTCACCATTTCGACGGTTCCCGACCGGTTCGCCGAGCTGGGTGACCCGTGGGCCGGCATGGACGACGTGAGCGGCAGTCTCGACCCACTGCTGGGATTGGCCGACGAACTGGGGCCCCCCGAGCGGGCGCCACGCGGCGCCAAGAAGTCCGCCGACGGCCGGCGCCAGTCCACGATGCCGCTGATCGAGGTGGCCCGCACCAAGACCAGGGATGAGGCGATGGCCGCGCTAGCCACCTGGCGGGAGCGTCATCCCGCCGCGGCCGCACTCCTGCAGCCGGTCGACGTACTGGTCGACGGCATGCGCGGCCCCAGTTCGATCTGGTACCGAATCCGGATCAACCTGCAGCACGTGCCCGCCGACCGGCGCCCGCCGCAGGAGGAGTTGATCGCCGACTACTCTCCTTGGGTGGGCTACACACCGAAGCCCCGGCCACGCAACTGA
- a CDS encoding acyl-CoA dehydrogenase, with amino-acid sequence MPIAITPEHQDLADSVRSLVTRVAPSEVLHAALETPVENPPPYWQAAAEQGLQGVHLAESVGGQGFGLLELAIVLAEFGRGAVPGPFVPSAIASALIAAHDPDAKVLAELASGAAIGAYALDSGLTATRQGDVLVIRGEVRAVPAAAQAAILVLPVAIDSGEEWVVLRAEQLEITPVRSLDPLRPIADICANAVEVGDDVVLANLSMSRAHALMTTLLSAEAVGVARWATDAASSYAKIREQFGRPIGQFQAIKHKCAEMMADTERATAAVWDAARALDETGEDTHFAFAAAVAATLAPAAAQRCTQDCIQVHGGIGFTWEHDTNVYYRRALMLAACFGRASEYPQRVVGTATTTGMRAVDIDLDPDTEKLRAEIRAEVAAFKEMDRAQRTVAIAEAGLVLPYLPKPWGRASSPVEQVIIAQEFAAGRVKRPQVGIAAWIIPSIVAFGTEEQQQRFLPPTFLGEMVWCQLFSEPGAGSDLAGLSTKATKVDGGWRITGQKIWTTVAQFSQWGALLARTDPNAPKHQGISYFLLDMKSEGVTVKPLRELTGQEFFNTVYIDDVFVPDEYVLGEVNRGWEVSRNTLTAERVSIGGSDLNFLASLPQFVEFVRDGHFDQVARHRAGQLIAEGHAAKVLNLRSTLLTLAGGDAMPSAAISKLLAMRTGQGYAEFAVSSFGTDAVIGDPGTPQGKWGEFLLSSRATTIYGGTSEVQLNIIAERLLGLPRDP; translated from the coding sequence ATGCCGATCGCGATCACCCCCGAACATCAAGACCTGGCCGACTCGGTGCGGTCCCTAGTAACGCGGGTAGCACCGTCCGAGGTGCTGCACGCCGCGCTCGAGACGCCGGTGGAGAACCCTCCGCCGTACTGGCAGGCCGCCGCCGAACAGGGCCTGCAGGGCGTGCACCTGGCCGAATCCGTCGGCGGCCAGGGCTTCGGCCTCCTCGAGCTGGCCATCGTGCTGGCGGAGTTCGGTCGTGGCGCGGTGCCCGGACCGTTCGTGCCGTCGGCGATCGCGAGCGCGCTGATCGCCGCGCATGACCCGGACGCCAAGGTGCTCGCGGAGCTGGCGTCGGGGGCGGCCATCGGCGCCTACGCGCTGGATTCGGGCCTGACCGCCACCCGGCAGGGCGACGTGCTGGTGATCCGCGGCGAGGTGCGGGCGGTGCCCGCCGCCGCGCAAGCCGCCATCCTGGTGCTGCCGGTGGCCATCGACAGCGGCGAAGAGTGGGTGGTGCTGCGCGCCGAGCAGCTGGAGATCACGCCGGTGCGCAGTCTCGACCCGCTGCGGCCCATCGCCGACATCTGCGCCAATGCCGTCGAGGTCGGCGACGACGTGGTGCTGGCCAACCTGAGCATGAGCAGAGCCCACGCGCTGATGACCACGCTGCTGTCGGCCGAGGCGGTGGGTGTGGCGCGCTGGGCGACCGACGCGGCGTCGTCCTACGCCAAGATTCGTGAACAGTTCGGCCGCCCGATCGGCCAGTTCCAGGCCATCAAGCACAAGTGCGCCGAGATGATGGCCGACACCGAGCGGGCCACCGCAGCGGTGTGGGACGCCGCACGCGCTTTAGATGAAACAGGCGAGGACACCCACTTCGCCTTCGCCGCCGCGGTGGCGGCGACGCTGGCGCCGGCTGCGGCCCAGCGGTGCACCCAGGACTGCATCCAGGTGCACGGCGGGATCGGCTTCACCTGGGAACACGACACCAACGTGTACTACCGCCGGGCATTGATGCTGGCCGCCTGCTTCGGCCGCGCCTCGGAGTACCCGCAACGGGTGGTGGGCACGGCCACCACGACCGGGATGCGCGCGGTGGACATCGACCTGGATCCCGACACCGAGAAGCTGCGGGCCGAGATCCGGGCCGAGGTGGCGGCGTTCAAGGAGATGGATCGCGCCCAGCGTACCGTCGCGATCGCCGAGGCCGGTCTGGTGCTCCCCTACCTGCCCAAGCCGTGGGGCCGGGCATCGAGCCCCGTCGAGCAGGTCATCATCGCCCAGGAGTTCGCCGCCGGGCGGGTCAAGCGACCCCAGGTTGGCATCGCGGCGTGGATCATCCCGTCCATCGTCGCGTTCGGCACCGAGGAGCAGCAACAGCGCTTCCTGCCGCCGACGTTCCTCGGCGAAATGGTCTGGTGCCAACTGTTTTCCGAACCCGGAGCCGGATCCGACCTGGCCGGTCTGTCCACCAAGGCGACCAAGGTGGACGGCGGTTGGCGAATCACCGGGCAGAAGATCTGGACCACGGTGGCGCAGTTCTCGCAGTGGGGCGCACTCCTGGCGAGAACCGACCCGAACGCTCCGAAGCATCAGGGCATCAGCTACTTCCTGCTCGACATGAAGAGCGAGGGCGTGACGGTCAAGCCGCTGCGTGAGCTCACCGGGCAGGAGTTCTTCAACACCGTCTACATCGACGACGTGTTCGTGCCGGACGAGTACGTGCTGGGCGAGGTGAACCGGGGCTGGGAGGTCAGCCGCAATACCCTTACCGCAGAGCGGGTTTCGATCGGCGGCAGCGACCTGAACTTCCTGGCCAGCCTGCCGCAGTTCGTCGAGTTCGTGCGGGACGGCCATTTCGACCAGGTCGCCCGCCACCGCGCCGGCCAGTTGATCGCCGAGGGTCACGCCGCCAAGGTGCTGAATCTGCGATCCACGCTGCTGACGCTGGCCGGCGGCGACGCGATGCCTTCGGCCGCGATCTCCAAGCTGCTGGCGATGCGCACCGGCCAGGGCTACGCGGAGTTTGCGGTGTCGTCATTCGGCACTGACGCCGTGATCGGCGACCCCGGGACTCCGCAGGGCAAGTGGGGCGAGTTCCTGCTGTCCAGCCGGGCCACCACCATCTACGGCGGCACCTCGGAGGTGCAGCTCAACATCATCGCCGAGCGGCTGCTGGGGCTTCCCCGCGACCCGTAA
- a CDS encoding 5-oxoprolinase subunit B family protein has product MSVTEITDFARGPDVAITVVDYGDQALILQCVNTAEVLAWTEALRAARLPGVVDIVPASATVLVKLDGPRFQGVIRQRIRRLRVAAEAWNPAAGDPADDIVIDVVYDGPDLPHVASHTGLSPAQVISAHTGTRWRVGFGGFAPGFAYLIGGDERLRVPRRSEPRTSVPAGAVGLAGEFSAVYPRRSPGGWQIIGHTDAVLWDIDRPEPALLTQGRWVRFRAG; this is encoded by the coding sequence ATGAGTGTGACGGAGATCACTGATTTCGCGAGGGGCCCCGACGTGGCAATCACCGTGGTCGACTACGGCGACCAGGCGCTGATCCTGCAGTGTGTCAACACCGCCGAGGTGCTGGCGTGGACGGAGGCGTTGCGCGCGGCGCGGTTACCGGGTGTCGTGGACATCGTCCCGGCCTCGGCCACCGTCCTGGTGAAACTCGACGGGCCGCGCTTTCAGGGCGTCATCCGGCAACGCATCAGAAGGTTGCGGGTGGCCGCCGAGGCGTGGAATCCCGCCGCCGGCGATCCTGCCGACGACATCGTGATCGACGTCGTCTATGACGGCCCCGACCTGCCCCACGTCGCCAGCCACACCGGATTGAGCCCCGCGCAGGTCATCAGCGCGCACACCGGCACCCGGTGGCGGGTGGGCTTCGGCGGGTTCGCGCCGGGCTTCGCCTACCTGATCGGCGGTGACGAGCGGCTGCGGGTGCCGCGGCGGTCCGAACCGCGAACCTCGGTGCCGGCCGGGGCGGTGGGCCTGGCCGGCGAGTTCAGCGCGGTCTATCCACGGCGGTCACCGGGCGGCTGGCAGATCATCGGCCACACCGACGCGGTGTTGTGGGACATCGACCGCCCAGAACCGGCGCTGCTCACACAGGGCCGGTGGGTCCGGTTCAGGGCTGGTTAG
- a CDS encoding ABC transporter substrate-binding protein, which produces MHQGWSRRGFLQAAGVTGVAGLLAACSDPKPAPGTAGGGSVTVTHLFGQTVVKEPPKRVVSAGYTEQDDLLAVGVVPIAVTNWFGDQPFGVWPWAQPKLGAAQPVLLNLDNGIQVDQIAGLKPDLIVATNAGLDADTYQKLSAIAPTIAQSDGDAFFEPWKDQAAAIGQAVFQADQMKSLVNAVDSKFTDVGQKNPSWKGRRALLMQGRLWQGTIVATVAGWRTDFLNQMGLVVADSIKPYASDHRAVIPRDHIKDVLDSADVVIWSTESPEEEQALLADPEVAASQATERKRHIFTSKDLAGAIAFASPLSYPVVADQLPPQLAKVLG; this is translated from the coding sequence GTGCACCAGGGATGGAGTCGGCGGGGGTTTTTGCAGGCCGCCGGGGTGACCGGGGTAGCCGGGCTGCTTGCCGCATGCTCTGACCCCAAGCCCGCGCCCGGCACGGCCGGCGGCGGGTCGGTGACCGTCACCCATCTGTTCGGCCAGACGGTCGTCAAGGAACCGCCCAAACGGGTGGTGAGCGCCGGCTACACCGAACAGGACGACCTGTTGGCTGTCGGGGTGGTGCCCATCGCCGTGACCAATTGGTTCGGCGACCAGCCGTTCGGGGTGTGGCCCTGGGCGCAACCGAAACTCGGTGCGGCACAACCGGTTCTGCTGAACCTTGACAACGGGATACAGGTCGATCAGATTGCCGGCCTCAAGCCCGACCTGATCGTGGCGACCAACGCCGGACTGGACGCCGACACCTATCAGAAGCTGTCCGCGATCGCGCCCACCATCGCGCAGTCCGACGGCGACGCGTTCTTCGAGCCGTGGAAGGACCAGGCCGCCGCGATCGGCCAAGCCGTGTTCCAAGCCGACCAAATGAAATCGTTGGTCAACGCCGTCGACAGCAAGTTCACCGACGTCGGGCAGAAGAATCCGTCTTGGAAAGGCAGGAGGGCCCTCCTCATGCAGGGCCGCCTCTGGCAGGGCACGATCGTGGCGACCGTTGCCGGTTGGCGCACCGACTTTCTCAACCAGATGGGGCTGGTCGTGGCAGACAGCATCAAGCCTTACGCCAGCGACCACCGTGCGGTGATCCCTCGCGACCACATCAAAGATGTGCTGGACTCCGCCGATGTGGTGATCTGGTCGACGGAGAGCCCCGAGGAGGAACAGGCCCTGCTCGCCGACCCCGAGGTGGCGGCGTCGCAGGCGACCGAACGCAAGCGCCACATTTTCACCTCGAAAGACCTCGCCGGCGCCATCGCCTTCGCCTCCCCGCTGAGTTATCCCGTGGTCGCCGACCAGCTGCCCCCGCAGCTGGCCAAAGTGCTGGGCTGA